Genomic DNA from Budorcas taxicolor isolate Tak-1 chromosome 5, Takin1.1, whole genome shotgun sequence:
TACATGACCAAGACTCTAAAGCGGCATTATGAAAAATGCttcaacaacaaattaaaaacatgCTTGAAACAATTTTTTATCAAATTTCAGTCAGGAAATGGAAGGCGTAAAGGGTAACCCAATGAAAATTTTGGAACTGAAAAATTCAgtagctaaaattttaaaaaattcaatgaatGGGCTCAACAGCTCAATGGGAGGGAAAGAGGCAGGGAATCGGTGAAACGATAGGACAGTAGAAATTACTCAGTAGGAGCGACAGAAAGAAAATAGACTGAAAAAAATCGAAATACAGCCACATGGGCCTGTGGAACTATTTTCAAAAGATTTAACGATTTTATCTCTGAAGTCTACAAAGATGAGAAAAGGAGTGAGGAATTTCTGTACACCAGCAAGGAACATGTGTACATCGAACTAGAAGTACAAAGCACTTGCAGTCACTCAGGAGAAATGAAACGCTTCTGTGTGAATCTAACAGAACATGTGTAGAACTGATATCATGGAAACTACAAGCTGCTGAAAAGAAAGGTCAAAGTGATAAAGAGATACACTGCGTTCGTGCATTTGAAAACGAGAGGAGAGAGCAAGGTGGTGGAATAAGAATGCATGGAGCTCGGTTCCCTCCACAACACATCAAGAATACATCTATGTGCACAATAATTCTCTGTGAGAAGTAACTGGAAACTAGCAAAGGACTCCTCTGcaaccaaaactgaaagaaagatacatgcatcactgggcaggagaagaagaaaagtgacagCTGGGGCCTCTGTTCCCGGGAGGGGGCTCAGAAGAAAAGCGAGATTGTGCCTGCACTGGGGATGTAGCAGGTCAAGCGCCAGGCTGCGCGCCCCCGGCCTGGGGCCCCCACGGACAAGACAGACCCTCCCGGCTGCTTGGAGGACCACTGGGACAGGCAGAGAAGCTAGAGAGGCCCAGACTCAGCTCACCAGGAGTGTGTGCACCTAGTGGTGGGGTGGAGAGACATCTGCCCGAGCGGTCCCTCACCACACGACCCAGCCCAAGCTGAGGAAACCCTGGCCAAGCTCACCCCATGTACTGAATCTGAGGTGGCCAGAGCTAGGGGGAAGGCTTAGTCTTAGAAGGCAGAGGTGATCCATTCCCAGAAAAAAGCCTGGGTTACAGTGATCGTGGGTGGTGCTTTCTCAAGCTGGGTAACCAGTAACCACTCGTTTTGTTTTCGTTGGTGGCTGCACCAatgtacatttccaccaacagcgtgcaaaggttcccttttctccacatccttaccaacatttcttatctgtgttctttttgatgatagccattttgacaggtgtgaaatgatatctcgttgtggttttgatttgcatttccctgatgattagcaagGTGGCCCATCTTTCCATGAGCCTATTTGTCACCAGCATTTcccctttggaaaaatgtctactcagttCTGCCAGTTTATTAATCAGGCTGTTTCATTTTCTAatgttgagttgcatgagctggttatatatgttggatatcagttatatcatttgcaaatatcttctattCAGTAGGTTCTCTTTTCAATTGTTTCCTCCACTGTGCAAAAGTTTCTAGGTTATTTAGGccccatatgtttatttttgtttcctttacttttggagatggatcaaaaaatattgctatttatgtcagaagagtgttttgcctatgttttcctctaagagttacATAGTtttcagtcttacatttaggtctttaattcatttggggtttatttttgtatatagtgttagagaatgttccaattttcattcttttacgttTAGCTGTCCTACTTTCTCAGCCCCACTTATTGAAAAAacggtcttttctccattataaatTCCCTCTTTTGTTGTAgactcttgttcagttgctaagttatgcccaactctttgcgaccctataaactgcagcacgccaggcttccctgtccttcgctatctcccagagtttgctcaaactcatgtccattgagtcagtgatgctatccaactatcttttcctcagtcacccccttctcctcctgccctcactctttcccagcattagggtcttttctaatgagttggctcttcgcatctggtggccaaagtattagagctgcagcttcagcttccaatgaatattcagggtttatttcctttagggttgactgctttgatctccttgctgcccaagagactcttaagagtcttctccagcaccacaattcaaaagcatcagttttctggtgctcagccttctttatggtccaactctcacatccatacacgactactggaaaagccatagctttgactacagggacctttgtcagcaaagtgatgtctctgctttctaatatgctgtctagatctgtcatagcttttcctccaaggagaaacagtcttttaattttgtggctgcagtcaccatctgcagtgattttggagcccaagaaaataaaatctgccactgtttccactttttccctatttgccatgaaatgatggaactggatgccataatcttagttttctgaatgttgagtgttgagccagctttttcactttcctctttcactctcaccaagagactctttagttcctctttgatttctgtcattgGAGTAGTATCATCTGTGactctgaggttgctgatatttctcccaggaatcttgattccagcttgtgagtcatccagccctgaattttacatgatgtaccATACATATCAGTTAGaggagcagggtgacaatatgcagccttgacacactcctttcccaattctgaaccagtctgctgtttcatgtctggttctaactgttgtagATTAAGTGACCATAAGTGCATAGATTTATTTATGGTTTCTCTATCATATTACATTGATcggtatgtctgtttttgtgtcagtaccatactcttttgattaTTATGGCTTTGTAGAACAGCCTGAGGTCAGGAAGCatgatttctccagctctgttcttccttcttaagatttttttttggctaatCTGGATCTTCgtgtttccatacaaaatttaaaattcttttttataggtctgtgaaaaatgccattggtattttgagaAAGATTgcatgaatctgtagattgctttaggttgTATGGCTATTttaacagtattgattcttccagtccaagaacatgaTCTGTCTTTGCGTTTGTGTTGTATTCATTTTCTCTCATCAGTGTCttctagttttcagagtacaggtcttttgcctccttagggaggttcattcctaggtattttattatttttgatgtgatggtaaacataatcatttccttaatttttctgtctgatatttcattgttagtgtatagaaatgcaacagatttctgtatattgattttgtatcctgcaaatcTATAGATTTCATTGATAAGCTCTCATTTTCTATTGGTGTcttcaggattttctatgtatagtatcatgtcatctgcaaacagtgacaattttacttcttcctttccaatttggatttattttatttctttttcttctctgattgctatgttATGGATTTCCAAGACTATATTAAAAATAGTgccaagtgaaaaaagaaatgagaaaaataaaacaatatcatTTACACAaattaataatatatacatataaaacaaatatatcttTTCACAAGAacacaaattttttaaatctatattaAAATGGTTGTatatggaagagagaaaggacttACTAAAAGAGGATAAAACTGAGTATATCGATAAAAAAATGTAACAGAGTTTTTGCATGGATGAATAATGATAATGCATCATGAACTGAAGAAGGTGTTAACTCTCTGCattcaaggaagagaaagaaataagggaaggaaagaaagaaaagaaagtttctgTTGATTATAATTCATTACAATTCAGGAAAATGAAGCATTCTAATAGTCCTCAATTTTCTGACTAGTTGATCATAGTCTGAGTACAAGTGTTTAAACAGGAAAAGAGCATATAGGAGCACACAAAGGCAGATCAACTCAGTGTCATACCACCAACATTTTGAGACTCAGATGCATGGAATAACAGCATGCCAAAAGCAGGAGGCTTGCTCATCCCTCGAAAGGAACAATGCAAGACAGAATCACGACTTAGTTCTTGAATGTGACATGCAGCCAGTGTAAAGAAACGTTGTTCTCAGGAGCCCAAATCCCCTCCTCCAAGTATGATTCTCTAGAAAATACCAGGAGCACTCTAGCCAGGCTGCCAGGATAGTACAGTCCAGCTGTGGTGGCTGGCTGGTGGCGAGAGCTCTCCTCTGAGGAGAGTGCTGGGCTCACCCTAGCTGGCAGTGGTGGACTAAGGCCTAGCCATTCTTCTGGGTTATGCCCTCTTCCAGAAGGAGTGGGCCAAATACCTTTTGCTTGCCTTTGATAAAAGTAATCCCTCCAGCCTCCTTTTCCAAGAGAAGAGGGGTTCTCAGAGTAAATTGAAAAGATAAACTAAGAATCTGTTTCATGCAATGAAACTGTGATAGGACTTCTCCAGCCTTGTGGAGTGCCCTTTCTCTGTAAACAAATGTCTGCTCCTGCTGCAGAGAGCTCTGAGAAATCCACGTTTGGGAAAGTGGCTCAGGTATGCTGTCTCTGTTAATTGAGTGGCAGACAGCACTGTACCAATTCAATACATCTGACaaaagctgctgctactgctgctgctaagttgcttcaggcgtgtccgactctgtgcaaccccatagacggcaacccaccaggctcccccgtccctgggactctccaggcaagaacactggagtgggttgccatttccttctccaatgcatgaaagtgaagtcgctagtaGGATCTACATCTTGTGTCCTTTGCAGAGGTTAGTGCAGTAGCATTTTCCAAAAACCTTCCAAAAGGTTGCTCTTCCAGGACCATTGGTCAGGTTGGCCAGGAGCTTCAACAGGTTTGCAACTTATTAACACCTTATTGTCACAACCAAGGACAGTACCAGAAGCTGGAGTCCATGATAAGCTATAATATATGTTGGTGGTTCAGAGCTTATGCTCTTAATTCATAGAGTTCCTTTCAAATCCTATCTCTAACACCCGTTCATTTTGTGACTTGGCCATGTTACCTAGCCTCTTACAGCGCtgctggaaaagcagagacaagttGTGGGAGTGCTTCATCCCACATCAGACATACAGAGACTCTCATATGAGCTGGCTGCAGTCGTCACAGCGGCAAAAGCAGCAGAGCAGCGGCTGCAAATCTGTCCAGTGTGAGAGAGGACCTCTCTGGttggctgttgttcagtggctctcACCCAGGGACAACTTTTCTTCCTCCCTGCTCACCTCCCAAGGAGATCTGGCATCTCTAAAGACACTCTTGATTGTCTTAACCTGGGGTTTGTCTTACTGGCATCTAGGTGGTAGAGGCTGTGTGTTGCTAAAtatcctacaatgcaggacagcCACCACAGCAATGATCCAGCTCAAATGCCCACAGTGTTGAGGCTGACAAACCCCAAAGAAAAACGAAAGCCAGCCTGGACGAAAGCCAGCCTAAATGAAAACACAGCCACGCACCTATCATACTGTCTTGGCTCAGAGGCCAGGAATGTGGCCAAGACTGGAGTTCACGAAGCAGCCTCCACAGAGAGGGGGCTGGACGCACCACAGGCCCAAAGCTTATTTTCATCAGCAGACCCTTCTTGTGTGGTTGCTCGTGCTGGTAGACCAGTCCAGTTCCTATCACTTGCAGGAGGTTTGCTTGAATCTGGGAAACCAAAAAGGCAAGGGCTCATGGTTGGTGAATCATTTTAAAGAAGGAAGTGATCTCCTTTTCCCCTGACTGATATTTATTATCAAagacaaaaagcagagaaaaggaaagaagtgaaatGTCTATCAGTTCCTCTCTGTGACTCTTCAAAGGACTGATAACCTGAATTCATAGAAAGAGCTGCCTGCTGGATGCCTGTGGGATCATGAGTTTATCTGCATCAAATCACGAAGACTAATAATTTTAAGAGATAACACGTGAAAGCAAGAACCACTTCTCTGTATCAGCTAAGTGAGGTACGTTGGTGCTGTGCACAcgtgctaagttccttcagtcgtgtccaactctttgcgaccctgtggaccagaGCCagacaggcccctctgtccacaggattctccaggcaaggatgctggagtgggttgcgatgccctccttcaggggaccttcctgactcagggattgaacccatgtctcctgccttggcaggtgggtcctttaccactggcgccacctgggaagccctcacactgGTGCGAGTTCTCACAAAAAGAACAAAGCCTCAGTTGCAaggtcagttaaaaaaaagaagaagaagaagaagaatcatTTGTTCTGAGAAGGCAAACTCCAAGCAAGACAACACTCAGCAGGGAGGGATGCGCTACCTGTACCAGAAGGGCTATAGAGAGAAGGATCAGTTGCTCAGACAGACAAGATAACAGAACCTAAGACAGAGGACTCAACtcaacaggaaagtgaaaagtttgcctgaaaacaaaaaaatggacCTGTTTGAATttaaagagcaggaaaaaaaaatgggtctGAAAGAAGATGGGCTTTGGGAGCTGGGAGAGAATCTAGGAGAAAGGTTGATCATCTGTCTCCATCAAGGAACTCCATtttttggcctttcctgagtaGGGGTGGTGTCCCTCAGGAGCCTGAGGCTTCCTGAGATAAACAGGGTCCACTTTACACTGGGGACCACTGAATGGTTTCTCATTCATCCGTCCCAACTGCTTCTCCTCACCAGGTCATTTTCACAGTCAAATCGTCTGCAGGCCCAGTGGCCCCTTTCTGTGTGGTCCCATGCCACTTAGCCCCCACTCACCCTTTCCAGCTAACCACTGCAAACATCACTCTGAGACAGGCAGGGGTGAGGAGCTGTGAGATCCAGACTTCCTTGGCCGCTCCTATCCTTGGTGATCACTCACCAATAGCAACTCACATAGCACTTAATACCTTTGCTTAAGTTCTCTCATTCAGTCTTGGCTGCATCTCCAGGTTGACTTATTGTCCTCATTATTCTTACAAGTAAACTAGAGCTCAGATGGACTGAGTGATCTGCAAGAGCCTGACTGTGAACCCAAATCTTCCTCCTCCCAGGTCAGGGCTCTTTCTACATTACACACGTCTCCGCATCTGCAGCACTACTAGGCTACACCCTGTAATGCGGCTCTCTCCACGCTTCTCTTTTTACATTCATCAGTATGGGTACTAGTGTCTTCTTAATTAGGTTACCAGTTTCCTAAGGATATAAGTCAAGTCTCATATTTCTGTTTGTCAGATGAGTAATGCTCTGTTAAACACTCAGTAAGTGTCTAAgcatttaatttgctttttaacccattacaaactgtagaaaataagCAACCAAGATGAAAAACACAACATATGTTCTTTGATGCGTGTTGAAAATCAGTGAACACACTGAGGCATTAGTGGCAATTTTCAAGGCCCGATTCATTGCAAAGTCTCTGAAACCACTGAGGGCTTGAACATGCTATTTGGGTGTCAGAATTCCATTAGAGGTGATTAGACTCAGTCCCTACCAATCTATGTACCAATGCCTCAGtcggcctgctgctgctgctgctgctaagtcgcttcagtcgtgtccaactctgtgcgaccccatagatggcagtccaccaggctcccccttccctgggattctccaggcaagaacactggagtgggttgccatttccttctccaatgcatggaagtaaaaagtgaaagtaaagttgctcatttgtgtccgactcttagcgaccccatggactttagtcggccTATGGTTCATCAGATTCTTGAATTTCTTGCCCCACGTCACTGTGCTTCTGTTGAATGCCAATGAGAATACTGGATGAAGAATCATGGACAACTCATTCCTTATAAATCAACATCAAATTCTACTCTCAGCCTCCATATACAATAGcaaaaaatatgtgtttttcttCAGTCCCAAAGATTCAGCTAAATAGTCATGACTTGCTCCTATCATTTTTAATGGGTCATAAAAAAGAGAATCAGTCGTTCAGTCCCATTAGACACAGAGGATCTGTCCACCCGGTAGTTTTCTGCAACAATAGGAGGGTAGCATTGCCTTCTTACAAAGCTGTGTAACTTCTAAAGCTAAACCATAGCAGTAGTCCCCACTCCAGGTCAATGAGGTAGGTCAGGTACTCATGATttgagaacaaagaaaagaaagaataagaaatcaCAGGCATCTTTCTAAATGCTTAGCCCAGATTTTAAAGCTGAAATTTCTACGTTCAAAACAAAGTAGTGATCGTACATGCCATACTCATCAAGCTGTATGCGTTACAGTACGCACAGTTTTTGTAcgtaaattatacctcaacaaaGCTGTTGAGACAAAGTGATGATCCTAACAGTGTGTTTCACTTTGAGTGTTactgagaagaaaagagagaaacaaaaacaacagcaaccattTTCATTAGAACCAGAACCTATTCTTAAAGTCTAATTGGCTCCGGAGGAAATACCTGGGGTAAGACAGCAGGAGTAGGTTTCTTGGGAGTGGGTGGTCACCTTTAAGCAGTCCTTCAGTCCGGCAGTTCTCCGCGTGCTGTGCGGCCCACTCAGGCTGCCTGCCTCTGTTAAGGTGCCTCTGTTAAGGTCCACACACCTAAATGTTTGGTGTCATTGCAAGATTTACAGCTGAACATggtacaaacaaaagaaaaagaaaaaaggaaaacatttccatACAGCTGTCATTCTACAAGACAAGGCACCTTCTCTTCTCCCAGAGACCTTTTTTCCCCTGCCAACTTAGTAACGACATTACTTCGGGCTCAGACCATGAGACCCCACATACTGGAGGCTCACATCCAACCACAGTCTTCATGTCAGCCAGCCTAAGGGCCCCAGAATTTGAAGCTCATCCATTCTTTTGGGTAGAAGAGACAAATTTACTTACTTTCCAGGCCAGAAGCTCACTCATCAGACCCTTCATAGAAAGGTCAATTCTCACTTAAACTGCAGTCTCAAAGGAGAGCTTCAAAAGACACAGGTTAATTTCTGAAGAAGGGGAAAAGCTTCCTGAGAGCTGCTTTGACCTCCGCGTTTCTCAAAGTATAGAGGAGGGGGTTGAGAGTAGGGCTCAACATGGTTTATAGTACGCCAGCCAACTTGCTCTTCTCCGCGCTGTAGGTGGAGACGGGGCTGATGTAGGCGTAGAACACGGCAGTATAGTACATGCCCACCACAATAAGGTGGGAAGAGCAGGTGGAAAAGGCTTTCTTCTTCCCCTCCGCAGTCCGCATCTTTAGGATGCTGGAGATGATGAAGCCGTATGACACGATGGTTATCAGGAAGTTCAATATACCGTAAAAGGCGTCAGCCAGGACAATCATGATGCTGTTCACATAGGTGGAGCTACAGGAGAGAAGTAACAGAGGAGGGACCTCGCAGAAGAAATGGGTGATAACATCGGGGCCACAGAAATCCAAGCGCAGCATCAGCCCAGCACGGACGGCCGTGTTGAAGGCACACAGTGCCCACACACCTGCGGCCAGCGTGCCACAGAATGCCTTGCTCATCATGGTGCCATAGTGCAGCGGGTGGCAGATGGCTGCATACCGGTCATAGGCCATGACCGTGAGGAGGAGCAGCTCGGAAGATGCAGCCTAGGTGAGGAAGTAAAGCTGGGCCATGCAGCCCCCATAGGAGATGGAGTTCTCCTCTAATACTAGACCCTCCGGTGCCTTGGGCATGACGGAAGATGCACAGATAATGTCCACAGTTGCCAAGTTGAAGAGGAAAAAGTACACGGGGGTATGGAGCCCGGAGTTGAGGGCGATAGCCAAAATGATAAGAATATTTCCTGTGAGTGCCGCAGAGTAGAGTGAGAGGAAACAGCTGAGTAAGAGCACGCGGTGTTCTGGGTGCTCTGAGAAACCCTGCAGGACAAGCTTTGTTACCAGAGTCTGGTTACTCATGGTCCCGGGCTGAAAGGGGTTTCTGGGACTATGAGGTGAATCTCCAACCACAGCTTCATGCGATTTCAGGGCTAGAGAGAGAAGCAAGACGTGTCCTAAGGAAAGCTGCTGCCCCGTTTCATTCACACCCAACATGATGCACAAGCCACATTAAACAGATGTATTAAGACTCAGTcaagataaacacaaaaataaagcaataggCAAAGGGTGGGACATTCAGTTCATAAAAATCAGGTTAAAATGTCCAACTGAACTCATGAAGCATCACTCAACCTCAAAGAAATGCATGTTAAATAAATAATCCACTCTTTAGCAGCCATGATTTGGCAAACTTAGAAACGCATGGTATTGACTAACATTAGCACAGGTGCCAAGATATAGGCCTCTTACAATTCATATTTCATTTGAGCCACAACATtcacttctgggaatttatcctAAAGAGGATCTTCAAGTtgtcattgcagcattatttataatagcgaAAATTCTAAAGTAACCTATACCGttaaagggagaaggcaatggcaccccactccagtactcttgcctggagaatcccagggacagaggagcctggtaggaggctgtctatggggtcgcacagagtcagacacgctgaagtgatttagcagcagcagcagcagcatactcttaAAGATGAGTCTGTATGATACATTGATATAATATATTGCAGTGTACTTATCAGAATGAAGCTTTAGAATGCTTATGGAATGCTGATGcttgtgaaaataaatgaaaaaggttCAAAGTAAGTGTGCACAACTTTTGATCACTTTGAGTCTTGAAAAAGCATGTCTGCATATGTGCCTGTGGGAAAAAGCTACTGGTGAGTGATGGACTAGAATCTGAACAGTGAGGGTGGGTTGCAGTTGATTTCCTGTCCTTGTTTTTGCTGCTCTCTATTTTCTGATTCTTCCATTTACTAACCTTTCTTAAAGGCATATGTATCATGGAATTCTCTTTCTGACAGTTCTTCCGTAGCTCCCCATCACTGACGGATGGAAGGCTCCCACCTGCTGCTCCCGGATCCACCTCCTCTTCAGCCAGTGTCTTCCCAGTGGCCTCACCCCTCAAAGCCAAAGCTCCAACCACACCCACAACTCCTAGTCTTGTCAAGGCATGAACCATACCAGGCTTTTGTGGCTTCATTCTTGCAACTCACTCAGCTAGGAATGCCCTCCTTCTCATGAACCAGTTTTTTTACCAGCACCCCACACTTTTCAAATATCCCTTCCCTAGAAACAAAGGACCATTTTCTCCTTTGTAGCCCCTCAGGGTCCTGAACTCACTTCTATTGTAGAATCCATTACCAGTCACTTCGTGATCAAGGTATCCAAATATCTGCCCTATGGTAGGTATATCTGCCTCCTTTCTCTCTGGGCATCCTTTTGGGGCACTCAACCCAATGCCTGGCATGGAACAGGTGGGCCCTCTGATATGTTTGTTGAAATAACATTGAAGAATAGTctagtatggagaaggaaatggcaacccagtccagtattcttgcctggaaaatcctatggacagggaagcctggcaggctacaggcatggggttgcaaagagtcagccacaactgagctactgagcacatagTCAAGTATAAATAAAAGCAGAGTCCTTTCTATTCACAACACAAGGTACATTCTGTGTTGTTTAACATGAAATGTATAACCACATTTGTTTCTTCcttgttttcaactttttattcattaaaatagtTAATTAAAGGAAGATGCTCACTTTCAAGTCAGCATTCTGTTTTTTATCAAAATTCAATGAATACAATTATCTCTGAAGCATTAAAAGGTTTACACGAAATGACTAGATTTCACCTACAATTGAATCATATCACCATCTTTGTAAGGTGAAAACTGCTTTTTTTCAAGAACAGCATGAAATTCCTCTGACTCGGAGTAATAGGCTATGTTAGTGTGGAGTCTGCTTAAAGCAGCTGCAAATGATGGAGCGCCACCTGCTTCTTCTCTGCAGCAAAGTATCCTGTCAGTTAACCAGCTTGGTGGATAAAATAAACACCACGTGATTCAGCTTATTTCATTTTTGCTTgggacaaaaaaaaataatacatactaCTTTTGCCCCGTTTGTGTTGAGGATCTGGAGATAATATCTGCTTCCTCTGAAACTGATTTTGCTCCGCACCAATCTGGTGAGCGATTCCTGTTTAAGTTCAGGGACTCCTGCGAGCCTGAAAAGCCGATGCAGGCTGAAAAGGAACAGCGCTGGGTTTGCCCCCACGGATGTCACTAGACAAGGTTTCTGCACTTCCCACTAGTGTCCCCGCTAGAATTCTAACCATCTGATGCCTCCAGTT
This window encodes:
- the LOC128048908 gene encoding LOW QUALITY PROTEIN: olfactory receptor 13A1 (The sequence of the model RefSeq protein was modified relative to this genomic sequence to represent the inferred CDS: inserted 1 base in 1 codon; substituted 2 bases at 2 genomic stop codons), whose product is MKLWLEIHLIVPETPFSXGTMSNQTLVTKLVLQGFSEHPEHRVLLLSCFLSLYSAALTGNILIILAIALNSGLHTPVYFFLFNLATVDIICASSVMPKAPEGLVLEENSISYGGCMAQLYFLTXAASSELLLLTVMAYDRYAAICHPLHYGTMMSKAFCGTLAAGVWALCAFNTAVRAGLMLRLDFCGPDVITHFFCEVPPLLLLSCSSTYVNSIMIVLADAFYGILNFLITIVSYGFIISSILKMRTAEGKKKAFSTCSSHLIVVGMYYTAVFYAYISPVSTYSAEKSKLAGVLXTMLSPTLNPLLYTLRNAEVKAALRKLFPFFRN